A single Desulfovibrio piger DNA region contains:
- a CDS encoding proton-conducting transporter membrane subunit — protein MLECLLFAPLCAGLLMLLLGNTTVCRGLLLLTAVLHTALSLKLAADVSGGLHPQALAGLLAPDALGTLFLVLASVLFLVASVYGVGYLRDEARITERASILDGRAFTNAPERRFTACLCFFLSAMTLVTTTRHLGALWVGIEITTLSSAPLIYFHRHKQSLEATWKYLIICSVGIALALLGNILLSVAFYEPGVPPVESMDQVEAFRHLARQRADALAVLDAPQSAATYLPWLKAAFIFLLVGYGTKMGLAPLHNWLPDAHSQAPSLVSALLSGALLNCAFLGILRGHQIMLGAGLGGFSGTLLVFFGLVSMFVAAIFIVGQGHYKRMLAYSSVEHMGILALAVGLGGAAAFGGMLHAVCHSLTKCMLFLLAGNILARYHTYSSYDVHGLRWTMPVTGALWMGGFLAIVGSPPFGLFVSEFLILKGILQQGQWLVAALYLLALAIIFVGMSVAVLRMFQGTRPTDMPECPRESALSVLPPMTLGLGVLLLGFWMPDGVEKLLRAGAALIGG, from the coding sequence ATGCTGGAATGTCTGCTGTTTGCGCCCCTGTGCGCCGGACTGCTCATGCTGCTGCTGGGCAATACCACCGTCTGCCGCGGCCTGCTCCTGCTCACGGCCGTGCTGCACACGGCCCTTTCCCTCAAACTGGCCGCCGACGTGAGCGGCGGCCTGCATCCGCAGGCCCTGGCCGGTCTGCTGGCGCCTGACGCGCTGGGCACGCTCTTCCTCGTGCTGGCCAGCGTGCTCTTTCTGGTGGCCTCGGTCTACGGCGTGGGCTATCTGCGCGACGAGGCCCGGATCACCGAACGTGCCAGCATCCTGGACGGCCGGGCCTTCACCAATGCCCCGGAACGCCGCTTCACGGCCTGCCTGTGCTTCTTCCTCTCGGCCATGACGCTGGTCACCACCACGCGCCATCTGGGCGCCCTGTGGGTGGGCATCGAGATCACCACCCTGTCCAGCGCGCCCCTCATCTACTTCCACCGCCACAAGCAGTCGCTGGAAGCCACCTGGAAATACCTCATCATCTGTTCCGTGGGCATCGCCCTGGCCCTGCTGGGCAACATCCTGCTTTCCGTGGCCTTCTACGAGCCCGGCGTGCCGCCGGTGGAGAGCATGGACCAGGTGGAGGCCTTCCGCCATCTGGCCCGGCAGCGCGCCGATGCCCTGGCCGTGCTGGATGCGCCCCAGAGCGCGGCCACCTATCTGCCCTGGCTCAAGGCGGCCTTCATCTTCCTGCTGGTGGGCTACGGCACCAAGATGGGCCTGGCGCCCCTGCACAACTGGCTGCCCGACGCCCACAGCCAGGCCCCCTCGCTGGTCTCGGCCCTGCTGTCCGGCGCCCTGCTCAACTGCGCCTTCCTGGGCATCCTGCGCGGGCACCAGATCATGCTGGGCGCGGGCCTGGGCGGGTTCAGCGGCACGCTGCTGGTCTTCTTCGGCCTGGTCTCCATGTTCGTGGCCGCCATCTTCATCGTGGGACAGGGCCACTACAAGCGCATGCTGGCCTACTCCAGCGTGGAGCACATGGGCATCCTGGCCCTGGCCGTGGGCCTGGGCGGCGCCGCGGCCTTCGGCGGCATGCTGCATGCCGTGTGCCATTCGCTGACCAAGTGCATGCTCTTCCTGCTGGCCGGCAACATCCTGGCCCGCTACCACACCTATTCCAGCTACGACGTGCACGGCCTGCGCTGGACCATGCCCGTCACCGGCGCCCTGTGGATGGGCGGTTTCCTGGCCATCGTGGGCTCGCCGCCGTTCGGCCTGTTCGTCAGCGAGTTCCTGATCCTCAAGGGCATCCTGCAGCAGGGCCAGTGGCTGGTGGCCGCCCTGTACCTGCTGGCCCTGGCCATCATCTTCGTGGGCATGTCCGTGGCCGTGCTGCGCATGTTCCAGGGCACCCGCCCCACCGACATGCCCGAATGCCCGCGTGAGTCCGCCCTGAGCGTACTGCCGCCCATGACCCTGGGCCTGGGCGTGCTGCTGCTGGGTTTCTGGATGCCCGACGGCGTCGAAAAGCTGCTGCGCGCCGGCGCGGCCCTCATTGGAGGCTAG
- a CDS encoding respiratory chain complex I subunit 1 family protein, whose amino-acid sequence MSDLAFYCFQYALALLLAPLLPGIIARVKAKVAGRHGKPVLQLYFDIVKGLRKGEVISHVTTPVFTLGPVVGLATVLCALALLPLGGMASPLRFSGDFLLAAYLLGLGRFLTMLAALDTGSSFEGMGASREAAFSALSEPVLFLCLLTLVGVGSALGMHDALSLSGMLGGRPAHEWLLGRAELLLVPMVFFVLLLVENSRIPVDDPTTHLELTMIHEVMILDHSGPSLSFIEYGAALKLWFFAALPAGILVPDLPLWQQSLCWLACIFAVAVLVGIVESVMARLRMQKVPVLLGGAAVLSALALILTQVR is encoded by the coding sequence ATGAGCGATCTCGCCTTCTACTGTTTCCAGTATGCGCTGGCCCTGCTGCTGGCGCCGCTGCTGCCGGGCATCATAGCCCGTGTCAAGGCCAAGGTGGCGGGCAGGCACGGCAAGCCTGTGCTGCAATTGTACTTCGACATCGTCAAGGGCCTGCGCAAGGGCGAGGTCATCAGCCATGTGACCACGCCCGTCTTCACGCTGGGCCCGGTGGTGGGCCTGGCCACGGTGCTCTGCGCCCTAGCCCTGCTGCCCCTGGGCGGCATGGCCTCGCCGCTGCGTTTTTCCGGCGACTTTTTGCTGGCCGCCTACCTGCTGGGCCTGGGCCGCTTTCTGACCATGCTGGCCGCCCTGGACACGGGCTCCTCCTTTGAAGGCATGGGCGCCAGCCGCGAGGCCGCCTTCTCGGCCCTGTCCGAGCCGGTGCTCTTCCTCTGCCTGCTGACCCTGGTGGGCGTGGGCTCCGCCCTAGGCATGCACGATGCGCTTTCCCTTTCCGGCATGCTGGGCGGCCGCCCGGCCCACGAATGGCTGCTGGGACGCGCCGAGCTGCTGCTGGTGCCGATGGTCTTCTTCGTGCTGCTGCTGGTGGAGAACAGCCGCATCCCCGTGGACGACCCCACCACCCATCTGGAACTGACCATGATCCACGAGGTCATGATCCTGGACCACTCCGGCCCCAGCCTCTCCTTCATCGAGTACGGCGCGGCCCTCAAGCTGTGGTTCTTCGCGGCCCTGCCCGCGGGCATCCTGGTGCCCGACCTGCCCCTGTGGCAGCAGAGCCTGTGCTGGCTGGCCTGCATCTTCGCCGTGGCCGTGCTGGTGGGCATAGTGGAATCCGTCATGGCCCGTCTGCGCATGCAGAAGGTGCCCGTGCTGCTGGGCGGCGCGGCCGTGCTTTCGGCCCTGGCCCTGATCCTGACCCAGGTGAGGTAA